The Chromatiaceae bacterium genome has a window encoding:
- a CDS encoding Uma2 family endonuclease, translating into MSNLAGVYSITADDYLAGETLSPVRHEYVAGEVFAMAGATEEHATIALNFAALLRNQVRGGPCRVYIADMKLRVEAADAFFYPDVFVTCDARDTTEPLAKRHPSLICEVLSESTEAYDRGGKFAAYRTLESLNEYLLIDSRRRAVEVFRRQPDGWLLAPVAPDGWLDLHSLGFRCAVDALYEDVIFPAPPTQPPDE; encoded by the coding sequence ATGTCCAATCTCGCCGGGGTCTACTCGATTACCGCCGATGACTATCTGGCTGGGGAGACCCTCTCGCCCGTCCGCCACGAGTATGTCGCCGGCGAGGTCTTTGCCATGGCCGGCGCCACCGAAGAACACGCCACCATCGCCCTGAATTTTGCGGCACTGCTGCGCAACCAGGTGCGCGGCGGCCCCTGTCGGGTCTATATCGCCGACATGAAACTGCGCGTGGAGGCCGCCGACGCCTTCTTCTACCCGGATGTCTTCGTGACTTGCGACGCCCGGGATACCACGGAACCGCTGGCCAAGCGCCACCCGTCCCTGATCTGCGAGGTGCTGTCGGAGTCCACCGAGGCCTACGACCGGGGGGGCAAATTCGCCGCCTACCGTACCCTTGAGAGCCTCAACGAATATCTGCTGATCGACTCGCGCCGCCGCGCCGTGGAGGTCTTTCGCCGTCAGCCAGACGGCTGGCTGCTGGCGCCGGTGGCCCCGGACGGCTGGCTGGACTTGCACAGCCTTGGCTTCCGCTGCGCGGTTGATGCCCTCTATGAGGACGTGATCTTCCCGGCCCCACCAACCCAACCGCCAGATGAATGA
- a CDS encoding type II toxin-antitoxin system Phd/YefM family antitoxin — MEQVQVAQAKAHLSALLERVETGEEIIIARRGKAIARLVPEPQQPRTAAAALAPVWALGGFDLEPIPELPFDAREVTLD; from the coding sequence ATGGAACAAGTCCAAGTCGCTCAAGCCAAGGCCCACCTCTCCGCACTGCTCGAACGGGTCGAGACGGGCGAGGAAATCATCATTGCCCGCCGGGGGAAGGCCATCGCGCGATTGGTGCCAGAACCCCAGCAGCCCAGAACGGCGGCGGCGGCACTGGCTCCGGTCTGGGCACTCGGCGGTTTCGACCTGGAACCGATTCCGGAATTGCCCTTTGACGCTCGGGAAGTCACCCTCGACTAA
- a CDS encoding transposase: MAGRMARSRRAPNRAPGRMFRASPDSSQIDLFSNIEQFLRERDQEKLNDPNAWHNVFLDQVVKRVSEERFVELFDEATGRPNAPLRVLVGMLILKEGFGWSDEELFEAVHFNLLVRRALGLLNLTDEVPVESTYYLFKQRLYAHQVETGVNLLQEVFQELTRDQAKRLGVVGEKLRMDSTLLGSNLAACTRLQLIIGCLQARWKSLSAEQQACLSEADSALLDRLSAKRPSQHLYRREEPTKQAWLEDFGQLLLRLHQTDDLKSSPRYALIERLLLEQYQINEADEAAHVVLKPTQEISADSLQSPHDEDAAYRKKRDETVRGYSVNLTETCQEALNLIVDVQVEPATAADNGYLKDAVQSSEQVLETTAQEISADGAYYSESNEAYAQEQGKDIHYTGFPGKPGRYDYERTSDGVVVIDRDSGERQLAEEYKPGRYRFRADSQWRYITDQAVEAAACRRRTEALPRELFNRRCNVEASIFQLSYHTRKKKLKYRGRCAVQLWAVCRAAWINIKRLVIYQVKSAEILV, from the coding sequence GTGGCTGGTAGGATGGCGCGTAGCCGCCGAGCGCCCAACCGAGCACCTGGGCGTATGTTCCGAGCCAGCCCAGACAGCAGCCAGATCGATCTCTTCAGCAACATTGAGCAGTTTCTGCGCGAGCGCGACCAGGAGAAGCTGAACGATCCGAACGCCTGGCACAACGTCTTCCTCGATCAGGTCGTCAAGCGCGTTTCCGAGGAGCGCTTTGTCGAGCTGTTCGATGAAGCCACCGGTCGCCCGAACGCGCCGCTGCGCGTGCTGGTGGGGATGCTGATCCTCAAGGAAGGCTTCGGTTGGAGTGACGAGGAGTTATTCGAAGCGGTCCACTTCAACCTGCTGGTACGACGCGCCCTGGGTCTGCTGAATCTCACCGACGAGGTTCCGGTCGAGTCGACCTACTACCTGTTCAAGCAGCGTTTGTATGCCCACCAGGTGGAGACGGGGGTCAACCTGCTCCAAGAGGTCTTTCAGGAGCTCACGCGCGACCAAGCCAAGCGCCTTGGCGTTGTGGGTGAGAAGCTGCGCATGGACAGCACCCTGCTCGGTAGCAATCTGGCCGCATGCACCCGACTGCAGTTGATCATTGGCTGCTTGCAGGCGCGCTGGAAGAGCCTGAGCGCTGAGCAGCAGGCCTGTCTGAGCGAAGCCGACAGCGCCCTGTTGGATCGGTTGAGTGCCAAGCGCCCCAGTCAGCACCTCTATCGCCGTGAGGAGCCGACCAAGCAGGCCTGGCTGGAGGACTTTGGTCAGCTCCTGCTGCGCCTGCATCAGACTGACGACCTCAAAAGCAGCCCGCGCTACGCGCTCATTGAGCGGCTATTGCTCGAGCAGTACCAGATCAACGAGGCCGACGAAGCGGCCCACGTCGTGCTCAAGCCCACCCAGGAGATCAGCGCCGACTCGCTCCAATCGCCGCATGACGAAGACGCTGCCTACCGCAAGAAGCGCGACGAGACGGTGCGCGGCTACAGCGTCAACCTCACCGAGACCTGTCAGGAGGCCCTCAACCTCATCGTCGACGTCCAAGTCGAGCCGGCCACCGCCGCCGACAATGGCTATCTGAAGGACGCGGTGCAGAGCAGCGAGCAGGTGCTTGAGACCACGGCCCAAGAGATCTCGGCCGACGGCGCCTACTACAGTGAGAGCAACGAAGCCTACGCCCAAGAGCAAGGCAAAGACATCCACTACACGGGCTTTCCGGGCAAGCCAGGACGCTACGACTACGAGCGCACCTCAGATGGCGTCGTCGTCATCGATCGCGATAGCGGTGAGCGCCAACTGGCCGAGGAATACAAGCCCGGGCGCTATCGTTTTCGCGCCGATAGCCAGTGGCGCTACATCACCGACCAAGCCGTCGAGGCGGCGGCCTGCCGCCGGCGCACCGAGGCGCTCCCCCGCGAGCTGTTCAACCGCCGCTGTAACGTCGAGGCGAGCATCTTTCAGCTCTCCTACCACACCCGCAAGAAGAAGCTGAAGTACCGCGGCCGCTGTGCCGTTCAGCTCTGGGCGGTGTGCCGAGCGGCTTGGATCAACATAAAACGCCTTGTCATTTACCAGGTGAAATCCGCTGAGATACTCGTTTGA
- a CDS encoding DUF4351 domain-containing protein produces MLQRQLTRRFGPLPNEVTARISGATVEEIDLWVDRVLDARTLDEVFRS; encoded by the coding sequence GTGCTTCAACGCCAACTCACTCGCCGGTTTGGACCCTTGCCAAACGAGGTGACCGCGCGCATCTCCGGTGCCACCGTTGAGGAGATCGATCTCTGGGTGGACCGGGTGTTGGATGCGCGCACCCTTGACGAGGTTTTCCGTTCTTAA